The following are encoded in a window of Amaranthus tricolor cultivar Red isolate AtriRed21 chromosome 2, ASM2621246v1, whole genome shotgun sequence genomic DNA:
- the LOC130806187 gene encoding transcription factor FER-LIKE IRON DEFICIENCY-INDUCED TRANSCRIPTION FACTOR, producing the protein MDNSNSSSNTIPSIPLINDFNLDFIDQDLNFNHVINMLRGSDHDHDHDQNFDPSSLLFTRNDVSDNYSMNFLPIPTHENHVFNNFNSPTMSCTNNNTNILNSLSGFEDETLRGDQDEDQDEDEDDEDYMDGEHSSATTTTRKGNEKCTKKGKMDRSRTLISERKRRGRMKEKLYALRALVPNITKMDKASIVGDAVLYVQDLQMQAKKLKSQIEGLESSLNAAERCQGAFSDSTNNSLNQFIPACKIIVQMDVVQIEERELYVKVVSNKGHGVAASLYKALDSFTTFTIQNSNLSTLYEQFVFTFTLNVAKYREDFNLPNMKMWISGAFLNQGFEFQSF; encoded by the exons atggATAATAGCAATTCTTCATCAAATACAATCCCATCAATCCCACTAATTAATGACTTTAATCTTGATTTTATTGATCAAGATTTAAACTTTAATCATGTGATTAACATGTTAAGAGGAtctgatcatgatcatgatcatgatcaaaACTTTGATCCTTCTAGCCTTCTTTTCACTAGAAATGATGTATCGGATAATTATAGCATGAATTTTTTACCAATTCCTACACATGAAAATCatgtttttaacaattttaattcCCCCACAATGTCTTgtactaataataacactaatattTTGAATTCGCTCTCGGGTTTCGAGGATGAAACACTAAGAGGAGATCAAGATGAAGatcaagatgaagatgaagatgacgaAGATTATATGGATGGTGAACATTCTTCGGCCACGACCACCACCAGAAAGGGAAATGAAAAATGTACAAAGAAAGGGAAAATGGATAGGTCAAGGACATTGATTTctgaaagaaaaagaagaggtAGGATGAAGGAAAAGCTCTATGCCCTTCGTGCCTTGGTTCCTAatattaccaag ATGGACAAGGCATCAATAGTTGGAGATGCAGTATTGTATGTGCAAGATTTGCAAATGCAAGCAAAAAAGCTAAAATCTCAAATAGAAGGGCTTGAATCTTCTTTAAATGCTGCTGAGAGATGTCAAGGAGCTTTTTCTGATTCTACCAATAATTCTCTTAATCAATTTATTCCAGCATGCAAGATCATTGTGCAG ATGGATGTAGTTCAAATTGAAGAAAGAGAATTGTATGTGAAAGTTGTGAGTAACAAAGGTCATGGTGTAGCAGCATCCCTTTACAAGGCCCTTGATTCTTTCACTACATTTACAATACAAAATTCCAACTTAAGTACTCTTTATGAACAATTTGTGTTCACATTCACCTTAAAT GTTGCAAAATATAGAGAGGATTTCAACTTGCCTAACATGAAAATGTGGATAAGTGGGGCTTTTCTAAACCAAGGATTTGAATTTCAATCTTTTTAA